The Platichthys flesus chromosome 10, fPlaFle2.1, whole genome shotgun sequence genome includes a window with the following:
- the stag1a gene encoding cohesin subunit SA-1a, with product MITSELPVLQDSSNESGATDTVGLSMSMSELEDPEVKGKKKRGRPGKQAATSNKKPRKAPADKTVGQARGRGKANGVAQHNGDSGDPITLFEVVKLGKSAMQSVVDEWIESYKQDRDLALLDLINFFIQCSGCKGTVRIEMFRNMQNAEIIRKMTEEFDEDSGDYPLTMPGPLWKKFRYNFCEFISVLIRQCQYSIIYDEYMMDTVISLLTGLSDSQVRAFRHTSTLAAMKLMTALVNVALNLSIHQDNTQRQYEAERNKIAGKRANEKLELLLQKRKELQENQDEIENMMNSIFKGIFVHRYRDAIAEIRAICIEEIGVWMKMYSDAFLNDSYLKYVGWTLHDRQGEVRLKCLKALQNLYTNRELFPKLELFTNRFKDRIVSMTLDKEYDVAVEAIRLVTLILQGSEDALSNEDCENVYHLVYSAHRPVAVAAGEFLHRKLFSRHDPLAEEALAKRRGRSSPNGNLIRMLVLFFLESELHEHAAYLVDSLWESSQELLKDWECMTELLMEEPVQGEELLSDRQESALIELTVCTIRQAAEAHPPVGRGTGKRVLTAKERKTQIDDKNKLTEHFIMALPMLLSKYQADSEKVANLLQIPTFFDLDVYSAGRMEKHLDALLKQIRLVVDKHIEADVLEACSKTYSILCSEDYTIMNRVDIARSQLIDEMTDRFSHSVEGLLQEAEEADDDDIYNVLSTLKRLTAFHNAHDLTRWDLFGSCYRLLKAGIEQGSMPEQIAVQALQCSHYSILWQLVKITEGAPSKDDLLALRRVVKSFLAVCQQCLSNVNTPVKEQAFMLLCDLLMIFSHQLVSGGREGLQPLVFNPDGALQNELLNFVLDHVFIDQDDESQSMEGDEEDEANKIEALHKRRNLLAAFCKLIIYDIVDMPAAADIFKHYMKYYNDYGDIIKETLSKTRQTDKILCAKTLILSLQQLFNELLQDQGPTLDRTSSHVSGIKELARRFALTFGLDQIKTREAVATLHKDGIEFAFKYQNPRGSEFPPLNLAFLEVLSEFSSKLIRQDKKTVHNYLEKFMSESMSERREDVWLPLISYRNSLLTGGDEDHMSVTSGSSSKTGSVRSKKGRLPVHKKRIEGPEERCVEGSWMLRNDTLQTPGALQTPQLTSTVLRENRPAEHMPDPDSEPGSENDFVHNPQMQMSWLGQQKMEEVNRKDRTGMNYIKSRSNQGVRQTVRGLMEDDAEPIFEDVMMSSRGQLEDMNEEFEDTMVIDLPPSRNRRERAELRPDFFDSAAMIEDESGFTMPMF from the exons ATGATCACCTCGGAGCTCCCGGTCCTACA GGACTCGTCCAACGAGTCTGGGGCCACAGACACAGTGGGCTTGAGTATGAGCATGAGCGAGTTGGAAGATCCGGAGgtgaaagggaagaagaaaagagggaggcCTGGAAAACAAGCCGCG ACATCCAATAAGAAGCCTCGAAAGGCGCCAGCGGACAAGACAGTGGGACAAGCGCGAGGGCGAGGGAAAGCCAATGGTGTGGCTCAACATAATGGAGACAGCGGAGACCCCATTACTCTGTTTGAAGTGGTCAAACTGGGAAAGAGTGCCATGCAG tcTGTGGTGGACGAGTGGATTGAATCGTACAAACAGGACAGAGACCTGGCGCTCTTAGACCTCATCAATTTCTTCATCCAGTGCTCGGGGTGCAAAG GCACTGTGAGGATCGAGATGTTCAGGAACATGCAGAACGCTGAGATCATCCGCAAGATGACCGAGGAGTTTGACGAG GACAGTGGGGATTATCCTCTCACCATGCCCGGCCCTTTGTGGAAGAAGTTCCGCTACAACTTCTGCGAGTTCATCAGCGTTTTGATTCGTCAGTGTCAGTACAGCATCATCTACGACGAGTACATGATGGACACCGTGATCTCCCTCCTCACCGGGCTCTCCGACTCTCAAGTGCGAGCCTTCAGACACACCTCCACGTTAGCAG CGATGAAGCTGATGACAGCACTGGTGAACGTGGCACTGAACCTCAGCATTCACCAAGACAACACGCAGAGACAGTACGAGGCGGAGAGGAATAAGATAGCCGGCAAACGAGCCAACGagaagctggagctgctgctacagaagaggaaagag cTTCAGGAAAACCAAGATGAAATAGAAAACATGATGAACTCCATCTTCAAGGGAATCTTTGTGCACCGCTACAG GGATGCGATTGCAGAGATCAGAGCCATCTGTATTGAGGAGATTGGAGTGTGGATGAAGATGTACAGCGACGCTTTTCTTAATGATAGTTACCTGAAATATGTTGGTTGGACACTACACGATAGG CAAGGAGAAGTGCGTCTCAAGTGCCTGAAGGCTCTGCAGAACCTGTACACGAACCGAGAGCTGTTCCCCAAGCTAGAGCTTTTCACCAACCGCTTCAAG GATCGCATAGTTTCAATGACGCTGGATAAGGAGTATGATGTGGCTGTGGAGGCCATCCGACTGGTCACACTCATTCTGCA GGGCAGTGAAGACGCCTTGTCCAATGAGGACTGCGAGAACGTGTACCACCTGGTCTACTCTGCCCACCGGCCTGTGGCTGTGGCTGCCGGAGAGTTCCTGCACAGGAA gTTGTTCAGTCGTCACGACCCACTGGCGGAAGAAGCGCTGGCGAAGCGCAGAGGGAGGAGCAGTCCCAACGGAAATCTCATCCGCATGCTCGTGCTCTTCTTTTTGGAGAGCGAG ctcCATGAGCACGCAGCCTACCTTGTGGACTCGCTGTGGGAAAGctctcaggagctgctgaaagACTGGGAGTGTATGACTGAACTTCTGATGGAGGAGCCGGTGCAGGGAGAGGAgt tgTTGTCCGACCGACAGGAGAGTGCGCTGATAGAGCTCACCGTGTGCACCATCCGACAGGCAGCAGAGGCACACCCACCTGTTGGCAGGGGCACCGGCAAACGG GTGCTGACAGCAAAGGAGAGGAAGACCCAGATAGACGATAAGAACAAACTGACAGAGCACTTCATCATGGCTCTGCCCATGCTCTTGTCCAAG TATCAGGCGGACTCGGAGAAGGTAGCCAACCTGCTGCAGATCCCCACGTTCTTCGACCTGGACGTGTACAGCGCCGGGCGCATGGAGAAGCACCTGGACGCGCTGCTGAAGCAGATCCGTCTGGTGGTGGATAAGCACATCGAAGCCGACGTGCTGGAGGCCTGCAGTAAGACCTACAGCATCCTCTGCTCCGAAGACTACACCATCATGAACCGCGTGGACATCGCCCGCTCGCAGCTCATCGACGAGATGACCGACCGGTTTTCACACTCGGTGGAAGGGCTGCTGCAGGAG GCTGAGGAGGCAGATGACGATGACATCTACAACGTGTTATCTACTCTAAAGAGACTCACGGCTTTTCACAA TGCCCATGACCTGACGCGGTGGGATTTATTCGGGAGTTGTTACCGGCTGCTGAAGGCGGGCATCGAGCAGGGCTCCATGCCAGAGCAGATCGCCGTGCAGGCCCTGCAGTGCTCCCACTACTCCATCCTGTGGCAGCTGGTCAAGATCACAGAGGGCGCCCCCAGCAAG gatgaCCTGTTGGCTCTCAGGAGAGTGGTGAAGTCTTTTCTGGCGGTGTGCCAGCAGTGCCTGTCCAACGTCAACACGCCAGTCAAAGAACAG GCGTTCATGCTGCTCTGTGACCTGCTGATGATCTTCAGTCACCAGCTGGTTTCCGGCGGCAGGGAGGGTCTCCAGCCGCTGGTCTTCAACCCGGACGGCGCTCTACAGAACGAGCTCCTCAACTTCGTCCTGGACCACGTCTTCATCGACCAGGATGACGAGAGCCAGAGCATGG agggagacgaggaggatGAAGCCAACAAGATTGAGGCTCTTCACAAGAGGAGAAATCTGCTCGCAGCTTTCTGCAAACTCATCATCTACGACATCGTGGACATGCCCGCTGCTGCCGACATCTTCAAACACTACATGAAG TATTATAATGATTACGGAGACATCATCAAGGAGACTCTCAGTAAAACCAGACAGACGGACAAGATTCTCTGTGCCAAGACACTCATCCTCAGTCTGCAGCAG ttgttcaacgagctgctgcaggatcaGGGTCCGACCCTGGACCGAACGTCGTCCCACGTGAGCGGCATCAAGGAGCTGGCCCGTCGCTTCGCCCTCACCTTCGGCCTGGACCAGATCAAGACCAGGGAGGCTGTGGCCACGCTGCACAA GGACGGAATAGAGTTTGCATTTAAGTACCAGAATCCTCGAGGATCAGAGTTCCCTCCCCTCAACTTGGCCTTCCTGGAAGTCCTAAGCGAATTCTCTTCCAAACTAATACGGCAAGACAAAAAGACGGT CCACAACTATCTGGAGAAGTTCATGTCGGAGTCCATGTCGGAGCGTCGGGAGGACGTGTGGCTGCCGCTGATCTCCTACAGGAACAGCCTGCTGACGGGGGGAGACGAGGACCACATGTCCGTCACGTCAGGCTCCAGCAGCAAGACCGGCTCAGTCCGCAGCAAGAAGGGACGGCTGCCGGTTCACAAGAAACGAATCGAGG GTCCAGAGGAGAGATGTGTGGAGGGCTCGTGGATGTTGCGTAATGACACTCTACAGACACCGGGGGCGCTGCAGACTCCTCAGCTCACCTCAACAGTCCTCAGAGAGAACAGACCGGCAGAACACATGCCAGACCCGGACTCAGAACCTGGATCAGAGAACGACTTCGTACACAA CCCTCAGATGCAGATGTCGTGGCTCGGGCagcagaagatggaggaggtgaacaggaaGGACCGGACGGGCATGAACTACATCAAGTCACGCAGCAATCAGGGCGTCCGGCAGACTGT GCGCGGGTTAATGGAGGATGACGCAGAGCCGATCTTTGAGGACGTGATGATGTCATCGCGAGGTCAGCTGGAGGACATGAATGAGGAGTTCGAGGACACTATGGTGATCGACCTG CCGCCATCAAGGAACAGACGTGAAAGAGCAGAATTAAGACCAGACTTCTTTGACTCTGCAGCAATGATTGAGGACGAGTCG GGATTCACCATGCCCATGTTctga